The nucleotide window GCCGGACCTTTTGGCGGAGAACTATAAGGATTACAAAGAAGTGCTTGCAGGAAAACCCTTGTAAAGATCATCGGATATAAAGAAAAACGCTTCCTTTCATTTTGGAAGCGTTTTTCTTTTGCCCTGTACCGCTCATAAACCGAAACCCTATCAGCTGAAAGCTTTACATCCATCGCCTGACCGTGGCGATAAAATCTATTATTATGACGAGTACGATACTCGTGCTGAGTCCATAGAGCATCCGGGCCGGAATCCGCTCCACCATTCCCGCAATCTTCGGATGGATAAAACGCAGGAATAAATATGACAATATTCCAAAGGGAATCAAGGTCTCCAGGCAGACTCTCCCGCTTATATGAAACTGAAACATGGAATAGTCCCACCAAACCGTATGAAATACCGCTTCCAGGACAGCGCCCGTCAAATATTCCAAGACTCCGCATATGGCCATGGAAAGCAGGATGAATCTGACCGGCTTGTTCAGACAGCGCTTCAAAAGCACTCCGAGGCCCACTAGTCCAAAACCATAGATAGGACAATAAGGCCCATACAGGAATCCTCTTTCGCAGTATTCTCCATAGAGGAAGAACATGAACACCACTTCTACGACCCAGCCTATTACGGAATACACAAACAATAGGAGAACTATCCTCCCCGCCCGTACCGATGCTTCTTCTCTCTTTTCCCCGCCCCTCATACTGTCCTCTTCCAAGCTCATTTATGCTCCCTTTCTATCCATTATGGCACACTGCCTATCCCTCAAACCGGACATTAATATGCACGATCTCACTGATACATCCCAGTTTAACCGGCAGCGCCCAGGCTCCGGCCCCGGAGCTGGTTATCACATGATAATCCCCCTCCGTCCGCAGGCCATAATTCATCTCATTAAAGAGTAAGGTAAAAATCTGGCCGGGGAACATCTGGCCTCCATGGGTATGGCCGCATAGCTCCAGATCCACTCCCAGAGAAGCCGCTTCCTTCAGGCAGAAGGGCTGATGGTCCAGAAGTATGACGGGATGTTCGGTGTCCACACCCTCCATGACGCTGTAAATGGACTGCCTGTGTTCTTCCATATCCCTTCGGCCCACAACGGTGATATCCTCCGCGATGACCGCCTTCTCATCCTGAAGGACTGTAATGCCCGCATCTTCAAAATAAGAAGTGTATTCCGATTCCGTATAAATCTCATGATTCCCGGAAATATAATAAACCCCGTATACGGTCTCAAACTTCGAAAGGGCCGTTCTGGCGTACTCCTTCTGACTTTCTGTCGTATTGTGGTCAAAAAAATCTCCGCACAAAAACACCACTTCCGGCTTAAGATCATTGGTCTTTTCCACTAGTTTGTCCAGTTCTGCCTTTCCTACTACAGTTCCAATGTGTGCGTCGGAAATCATGACAACATTCAGGGAATCCAGACTGCACTCTTTCTGAACTGAAATCTCATACTCTGTTATCCGCAGGATCCTGGCATTCGCCGTCCCATAAATGCCGGCCGCCAGCGTCACGATCAGAATAAGAAACGCGCCGCCGTGGCTTTTGTCCAGCCAGGCCGTAACACTATTTTGTTTTCCGCATTTTCGGAATATAAATCGGATGAGATCGGAGATGAGAAACAGTCCCAGGGAATAGGACATGGTGATGATATAGACTGCGCTGACACAGGCGACCGCAGCACTTATCTGCTCCTGCTCAAGCTTAGCAGAAAAAGCGGCAGAAAAAGCCAATACCGCCACAAACACAGTCTGGATAAGAATATATACCCCTATGGGCAGACGCGTCCGCTTCCAAAGCGGATAAAATCGTTTCCATACATAAACGGCGCACAGAAGCGCGGAGGCTCCCAGTGCTACCCAAAGTACATTCAGCCAATATTCCATTTATCTTTCGTCTCCTGTGATTTTAGTAAAAAGGATATCTTACCGCACGAAGTGCGCCTGCCCATAAGACGTGTATTAAGGGATAGCAAGAGGAAATCCGTTTCCATCCGGGCGCTTGCTGGCAGCCGCAGCCAAAATCGAGACGGTCCGAAACTTCTGCCGGTACTAATCTTCTGTCAGATTCTCTCCAACCACTCCATGAGTTTTCTTGTGATGACTCTCTCTTTATAATCATAGCCGGCCAGGTTCCGGACGGGCATAATCCTCATAAGAGAATTGGTCAAAAAAACTTCCTTATAGTGTTTGATATCCTTCGGATAAATGACCGCCTCCTCCGCCATTCCCCGCTCCAGAAGCACCTGTCTCACCACTCCTCTGAGAAGGCCGCAGGACAGTTTCGGAGTCACCACGCGCCCTCCTTCCTCCACGAAAAAGAGATTGGATACCGCACCTTCACAGATTTCCCCGTGCTCATTTAAAAAGATAGGCTCATCAATCCCGCGCTTTCTTGCTTTTCTTTTCTCCCAAATATTGTCACCATAATTTAAGGATTTAAGATAAGTAAAAATCGAGGTGGAATTCCTTCTGACGTAAGAAAAATCTGTCGTAAATCCCTGCTCATACTGCATCCTGGTGTAGATATTCCGCTTTTCCTCCAGGAGGACATTTTTTTCCGATACCGTTATCTTTAAGGCCCCATGGGTGATCGGATGCTCTTCCAGCCACTCATTTACCCGTCTCTCTGTTATTCCGCCTCGGCATTCTGCTCCTCCTTCTTCATTTCTCCTGGGAAGCAGCCGCAGGATCCGCATGGACCTGGAGAGCCTCTGCAGATGCTCTTCCAAAAACTGCGGCCGGTTATTTTCCACCGCGATCGTTTCAAATATCCCCAGCCCATAATAATAACCGTCGTCGGTATCCACCTTCATGTCTCTTCTCTCTTTCCTTCTCTCTATAATCATGCTCTTTTGCCGCTGCTCTCAGAGCCCCAGAGCTTTCACCAGCGCTTTCGCTTTCTGACACGTTTCCTCGTACTCGAACTCCGGCTCTGACTCACAGGTGATCCCCCCTCCTACTCCCAGATAATACCGGCCGTCCCGGTAAACCAGAGTACGTATGACAATATTCAGGTCACAGCATCCGTCCAGCGTGATATATCCCATGGAGCCGGTATACAGGCCGCGTTTTCCCTTTTCCAGCTCATCAATGATCTCCATGGCCCTGATCTTTGGAGCTCCGGTAATGGAGCCTCCGGGAAAAGCCGCCCGTATCAGATCCATTACTCCTTTGCCTTTCTGCAGTCTGCCCGTGACCGTGGACACCAAATGAAATACCGTCGCATATTCCTCAATGGAAAACAGCTCCGGCACCTTCACCGTATAATTTTCACATACACGGCTTAGATCGTTCCGCTCCAAATCCACTATCATCAAAAGCTCGCTCTTGTCCTTGCCGGAATTCTTAAGCTCCTCTCTGAGCCTGTCGTCCTCCAGTTTTGTCTCACCGCGTTTTCTTGTTCCCTTGATAGGCCTCGTCTCTACCCGTCCACGCTCCATCCTGAGGAATCGCTCCGGAGACGCCGAAACAATCTGAAGATCCTGAAACCGGCAGTATCCGCCGAATGGAGAGGGATTTATATCCCTAAGCCTCCGGAACACCTCATAGGGTTCCTTTCCACTCCCGATCGTCAGCTGCCTGGTCAGATTTGCGATATATATATCTCCTTCCACAATATAGCGCTTCATCTGCTCCACGGCGCGCAGATATTCGGCCTTCTCACAGTCCGCCGTTATGTACGCCTTTTCCTTCTCTGTCCCTGAACTCACCGCTTTTGCCGGCTTCGCGATGAGTGCCTCCATTTCTCTTATACCTTCCTCCGCAGGACAGGTGTGGCCTCCGGCTGCCAGGAACAGTTCTTTCGTCTCATGATCTTCAATAAGATAATGGTCAAAGAAACTCCACATAGCCTCTGGAAGCACGTCTTTCTGACCGTCAAAACGGCTTGCCGTCCCTTCCCGTCTTCTCCCATAATCATAAGTAAAATAACCGACAGCTCCGGAAACCATGGGCAGATTCGTTGGGTTTTCCTCCTGGTGCTCGTTCAGATACTGTTCCATATAATCCTCAAAGGTCTCATCCGACGGTTCGCCGTTTATCGACAAGACGCCATCCTGCTTCAAAGTCAAATATGGCTTTCTGCCGATAATAGAAAATCGTCCCAGATCATTTTGTAAAGAAGAGTCCAGAAAAACGATCTGCTCTTCTTCCCGGAAGCACTCCAGGATATCCACAATCGGCTTATACTGCCGCAGTTTTTTCACTATAGTCCGCATGCGGATACCTCCTCCCCTGCTTCCATGCGTCACAAATGCCAATATAATTCTGCAGCAGTTCGTGCCCATATTCCGTAAGGACTGCCTCCGGATGAAACTGCACCCCAAACACTGGCTTTGTGCGGTGGGACATGGCCATAATCACACCGTCCTCGCTCTTCGCGTCTATCTGCAGCATCTCCGGAAATCCTTCCTCTGATACCACGAGAGAATGATATCTCGTCACACGGTAAGTTTCCGGCAGCTCTGAAAAGAGTCCGGTCCCTCTGTTATGCACAAATGATATCTTACCATGCATGGGGCGTCTTCCCTTCTTTACGGTCCCTCCATAGACATGGCCGATTATCTGATGGCCAAGGCAGATTCCCAGGATCGGTACACGTCCGGCAAACTGCTTCACCGCCAGGCAGCATATTCCACAGTCCTCCGGCGTCTTCGGCCCCGGTGAGATCATAATCCCGGAAAGCCTGTCTTTTAAAAGAAGAGACTCAATCTCATCCAAGGTGATCTTGTCATTCCGCACCACGCGGACTTCTCTTCCCAGCTCAGACATATATGTATATAAATTATAAACAAAAGAATCATAATTATCAATCATCAGATACATGATATACTCCTTTCTGGCCGCTGCCAAAAAGCAGCGGGCGGTGTGGGTGCCCTTGGGTATGATACAAAATACTTCTTGGAATCAGACACCGGCAGAAGTTTCGGACCGTCACGATTTCGGTTCGCTGGCAATGCAGGGGCCGCTTTATCCCCGTTCCGGGAGTACCGCTCACATGTCGGCGGGAAATCCGGATGATTTCCCGTCTCCGGTTCGCTCAGAAACGGAATCGGTATTTCCATTTCTGCCTCCCTCCGCCTGGGGAACACCGGCCGCTGCCTTGCGGCTCTCACCTTTAGGCCGGTCCGGAATCTTTCTGCCGGTATCCTGTCTGCCGCACCGTTTCGGACGATTTTCGTTCCGTTGATTCCAGAAAAGGAGTGGATACCCACACGGCCCGCGCGCCTTATGGCAGCGGGCTGCGGTGGCCGCTCCAATGGTTTTCAAAACAATCGGAAGCTTATCTTGGTGCGGGAACAAGAGCAGGAGGAATGATCCGATTCCATCGTAAGGTGAGCGCCGCAAGGGCGTTAGCAGGATCTTCCCGGCCGCAGGAAGGCAAAAATCGCATATCATGCGGATTTTTGTTGGAATCTGACATGGATAAATATCGATTTATCCATGTCAGTTGGAAAGAACCGACTGAAGGCCGTAAAGATCCTGGTTACGGCTGCCAGCGAGCCGCCTGGATGAAATCGGATTTCCTCTTGCCTTGTATATCAGACAAGGAAACCTGTTTGAGAAGTATTCAAAGGTATACCCAAGGGCACCCCCTAATTCATGCCCTCCGGGCAGGCGCACTTCGTGCGGCAAGGTATAAACCAAAAACCGGAAGCAGATATCCGGCTCTCACCGCACATCTGCTTCCGGCAGTATTCTTTTCCTTATTTCCCTCCGACTTTCAAAGCAAAAGGAAATCAAGATAAAGGCACACCTTATTTCTTATTTTAATTTTCAAAGCACCTTAGACAAAAATTCCTGGAGTCTCGCATCCTTTGGATGGGCAAAAAACTCTTCCGGCGTATTCTGTTCCACAATACGGCCTTCGTCCATGAACAGCACCCTGGATCCAACCTCTCTCGCAAATCCCATCTCATGGGTGACCACCACCATCGTCATACCCTCTCTGGCCAGCTGCTTCATAAAATCCAGCACCTCCCGGACCATCTCCGGATCCAGCGCCGATGTGGGCTCATCAAAAAGCATCACGTCAGGATTCATTGCCAGGGAACGAACAATGGCAATCCTCTGTTTCTGCCCGCCGGACAGTTGGGCGGGATACTG belongs to Qiania dongpingensis and includes:
- a CDS encoding putative ABC transporter permease, yielding MSLEEDSMRGGEKREEASVRAGRIVLLLFVYSVIGWVVEVVFMFFLYGEYCERGFLYGPYCPIYGFGLVGLGVLLKRCLNKPVRFILLSMAICGVLEYLTGAVLEAVFHTVWWDYSMFQFHISGRVCLETLIPFGILSYLFLRFIHPKIAGMVERIPARMLYGLSTSIVLVIIIDFIATVRRWM
- a CDS encoding metallophosphoesterase, producing MEYWLNVLWVALGASALLCAVYVWKRFYPLWKRTRLPIGVYILIQTVFVAVLAFSAAFSAKLEQEQISAAVACVSAVYIITMSYSLGLFLISDLIRFIFRKCGKQNSVTAWLDKSHGGAFLILIVTLAAGIYGTANARILRITEYEISVQKECSLDSLNVVMISDAHIGTVVGKAELDKLVEKTNDLKPEVVFLCGDFFDHNTTESQKEYARTALSKFETVYGVYYISGNHEIYTESEYTSYFEDAGITVLQDEKAVIAEDITVVGRRDMEEHRQSIYSVMEGVDTEHPVILLDHQPFCLKEAASLGVDLELCGHTHGGQMFPGQIFTLLFNEMNYGLRTEGDYHVITSSGAGAWALPVKLGCISEIVHINVRFEG
- a CDS encoding aminotransferase class IV, with the translated sequence MKVDTDDGYYYGLGIFETIAVENNRPQFLEEHLQRLSRSMRILRLLPRRNEEGGAECRGGITERRVNEWLEEHPITHGALKITVSEKNVLLEEKRNIYTRMQYEQGFTTDFSYVRRNSTSIFTYLKSLNYGDNIWEKRKARKRGIDEPIFLNEHGEICEGAVSNLFFVEEGGRVVTPKLSCGLLRGVVRQVLLERGMAEEAVIYPKDIKHYKEVFLTNSLMRIMPVRNLAGYDYKERVITRKLMEWLERI
- the pabB gene encoding aminodeoxychorismate synthase component I, with translation MRTIVKKLRQYKPIVDILECFREEEQIVFLDSSLQNDLGRFSIIGRKPYLTLKQDGVLSINGEPSDETFEDYMEQYLNEHQEENPTNLPMVSGAVGYFTYDYGRRREGTASRFDGQKDVLPEAMWSFFDHYLIEDHETKELFLAAGGHTCPAEEGIREMEALIAKPAKAVSSGTEKEKAYITADCEKAEYLRAVEQMKRYIVEGDIYIANLTRQLTIGSGKEPYEVFRRLRDINPSPFGGYCRFQDLQIVSASPERFLRMERGRVETRPIKGTRKRGETKLEDDRLREELKNSGKDKSELLMIVDLERNDLSRVCENYTVKVPELFSIEEYATVFHLVSTVTGRLQKGKGVMDLIRAAFPGGSITGAPKIRAMEIIDELEKGKRGLYTGSMGYITLDGCCDLNIVIRTLVYRDGRYYLGVGGGITCESEPEFEYEETCQKAKALVKALGL
- a CDS encoding anthranilate synthase component II; its protein translation is MYLMIDNYDSFVYNLYTYMSELGREVRVVRNDKITLDEIESLLLKDRLSGIMISPGPKTPEDCGICCLAVKQFAGRVPILGICLGHQIIGHVYGGTVKKGRRPMHGKISFVHNRGTGLFSELPETYRVTRYHSLVVSEEGFPEMLQIDAKSEDGVIMAMSHRTKPVFGVQFHPEAVLTEYGHELLQNYIGICDAWKQGRRYPHADYSEKTAAV